The proteins below come from a single Balaenoptera ricei isolate mBalRic1 chromosome 17, mBalRic1.hap2, whole genome shotgun sequence genomic window:
- the LOC132351725 gene encoding LOW QUALITY PROTEIN: sal-like protein 4 (The sequence of the model RefSeq protein was modified relative to this genomic sequence to represent the inferred CDS: inserted 2 bases in 2 codons; deleted 2 bases in 2 codons; substituted 2 bases at 2 genomic stop codons) — MDFRGESSLSKKDGHREDGGSSGDTKEKLGAESVIYFKMEAALPPTSQDISYLPKGKVANTNVTRQALRGTKAAVNRRSADAPPAPLPGASSSPWVLEQILCLQQQQIQLAEQICVQVNLWASHALHSSGVAGANSPKTLGGHVSQQASAAVALLSRKAGSPGLPLDTLKPAKLPHTSIPSAASSLSPGLTPFALKPDGTQVLPNVLSRPSGALLPQAPGSVLVQSPFSAVALDPSKKGKGXPPSVSPVHVKPKDEVLFKHKSTYCSKVLGTDSSLQIHLHSHTGERLLVCSVCGHRFTTKGNLMVHFHQHPQVKANPQLFAEFHDKMTAGSGLPYVLSGPVSVDESCXGEPVLATGTPNVVLPQNLSSGTNTKDLIGGPLPNDLQPKPSPESEDGSILPGVGLNHNSPRVGGFQGSGRPEPGSETLKLQQLVENIDKTTTDPNECLICHRVLSCQSSLMMHYCTHTGERPFQCKICGRAFSTKGNLKTHLGVHWTNTSIKTQHSCPICQKKFTNAVMLQQHIWMHMGGQIPNTLLPENPCDFMCPEPMMVGENGSTSIVCHDDVESINVDEVCSQEAPGSSSKVPMPLPSIHSASPTLGLASVASLDALGKAGLTGLALQXQSSQENGSVESDGLTNDPSSSVMGDQEYPSRSPDVLETTSFQAVSPANSQAESVKSKSPDAGGKVDSSENSRTEMEGRSSGPPTFIXAQPTYVKVEVPGAFVRPTTMSPGMTPLLAVQPRRQAKQHGCTRCGKNFSSASALQIHEQTHTGEKPFVCNICGRASTTKGNLKVHYMTHGANNSSARCGRKLAIKNTMALLGTDGKRVPEIFPKETLAPSVTVDPVVWNQDTTMLSGGLAMKTNEISVIQSGGIPTLPVSLGASSVVNNTATSKMDGSQSAMSAEVEKPGAADSVPKHQFPHFLEENKMAAS, encoded by the exons ATGG ACTTCAGGGGAGAATCCAGCCTAAGCAAGAAGGACGGTCACAGAGAGGACGGTGGCAGCTCAGGGGACACGAAGGAGAAGCTGGGGGCAGAGTCCGTCATATACTTCAAGATGGAGGCCGCCCTGCCACCCACATCCCAGGACATAAGCTATTTACCCAAAGGCAAAGTGGCCAACACCAATGTCACGCGTCAAGCACTACGGGGCACCAAGGCGGCCGTGAACCGGCGGAGCGCGGACGCGCCCCCAGCCCCGCTGCCCGGCGCCAGCAGCAGCCCCTGGGTCCTCGAGCAGATCCTGtgtctgcagcagcagcagatCCAGCTCGCGGAGCAGATCTGCGTGCAGGTGAACCTGTGGGCCTCCCATGCCCTCCACTCCAGCGGCGTGGCCGGAGCCAACTCCCCGAAGACGCTGGGCGGCCACGTGTCCCAGCAGGCTTCGGCGGCTGTGGCTCTGCTCAGCCGGAAAGCGGGAAGCCCGGGTTTG CCCCTGGACACCTTGAAACCAGCCAAGCTACCTCACACCAGCATCCCTTCCGCTGCCAGCTCTCTGTCCCCGGGGCTGACGCCCTTCGCCCTGAAGCCAGATGGGACCCAGGTGCTCCCCAACGTCCTGTCGCGCCCCTCGGGGGCGTTACTACCTCAGGCCCCAGGCTCTGTGCTCGTCCAGAGCCCATTCTCCGCCGTGGCATTAGACCCGtccaagaaagggaaag agccaCCGAGTGTCTCCCCGGTACATGTCAAACCCAAGGACGAGGTCCTCTTCAAGCACAAGAGTACGTACTGTAGCAAGGTTTTGGGGACTGATAGCTCCTTGCAGATCCACCTCCACTCCCACACTGGAGAGAGACTCTTGGTGTGCTCTGTCTGCGGCCACCGGTTCACCACCAAGGGCAACCTCATGGTGCACTTTCATCAGCATCCCCAGGTGAAGGCAAACCCCCAGCTGTTTGCCGAGTTCCATGACAAGATGACGGCAGGCAGTGGCCTTCCCTACGTGCTCTCTGGCCCTGTCTCCGTAGATGAATCCT AAGGAGAGCCCGTCCTTGCGACGGGGACCCCCAATGTAGTGCTACCTCAGAATCTCTCTTCGGGGACTAACACCAAGGACCTCATAGGTGGCCCGTTGCCCAATGACCTGCAGCCCAAGCCTTCTCCGGAAAGTGAGGATGGATCCATCCTACCTGGGGTGGGGCTAAACCATAATTCCCCGAGGGTTGGTGGCTTCCAAGGGAGTGGGAGACCCGAGCCGGGGTCAGAGACCCTGAAATTGCAGCAGCTGGTGGAGAACATCGACAAGACTACCACTGACCCCAACGAATGTCTCATATGCCACCGTGTCTTAAGCTGCCAAAGTTCCCTCATGATGCATTACTGCACCCACACCGGGGAGAGGCCGTTCCAGTGTAAGATCTGTGGTCGAGCCTTCTCCACCAAAGGCAACCTGAAGACACACCTTGGGGTGCACTGGACCAACACGTCCATAAAGACACAGCATTCATGC CCCATCTGCCAGAAGAAGTTTACCAACGCGGTCATGCTGCAGCAGCATATTTGGATGCACATGGGCGGTCAGATTCCCAACACGCTTCTGCCAGAGAATCCCTGTGACTTTATGTGTCCCGAGCCAATGATGGTCGGTGAAAATGGCAGTACAAGCATTGTCTGTCATGATGATGTCGAGAGTATCAATGTAGATGAAGTTTGCTCCCAGGAGGCCCCTGGAAGCTCCTCGAAGGTCCCCATGCCCCTTCCCAGCATCCACTCGGCATCACCTACTCTAGGGCTGGCCTCGGTGGCTTCTCTAGATGCCCTGGGGAAGGCGGGTCTCACTGGTCTTGCCCTGCAGTGACAGAGCAGCCAAGAAAATGGTTCAGTGGAGAGCGATGGCTTGACCAACGACCCTTCCTCCTCAGTAATGGGGGACCAGGAGTATCCGAGCCGAAGTCCAGATGTCCTGGAGACCACATCCTTCCAGGCAGTCTCCCCAGCCAATAGCCAAGCGGAGAGTGTCAAGTCCAAGTCTCCTGATGCTGGTGGCAAAGTGGACAGCTCGGAGAACAGCCGCACTGAGATGGAAGGTCGGAGCAGTGGCCCACCGACATTTATCTGAGCCCAGCCCACCTATGTTAAAGTTGAAGTTCCTGGTGCATTTGTTCGTCCCACGACCATGTCCCCAGGTATGACACCCTTGTTGGCAGTCCAACCCCGAAGACAGGCCAAGCAGCACGGCTGCACAAGGTGCGGGAAGAACTTCTCATCTGCGAGCGCACTTCAGATTCATGAGCAGACTCACACTGGGGAGAAGCCTTTCGTGTGTAACATTTGTGGGCGAGCTTCTACCACCAAAGGCAACTTGAAGGTCCATTATATGACGCATGGGGCCAACAATAGCTCAGCACGCTGTGGCAGGAAGCTGGCCATCAAGAACACCATGGCTCTATTAGGAACGGACGGAAAGAGGGTCCCCGAGATATTTCCCAAGGAAACCCTGGCCCCTTCAGTGACTGTGGACCCTGTTGTGTGGAACCAGGACACCACCATGCTCAGTGGTGGTCTGGCCATGAAGACCAACGAAATCTCTGTGATCCAGAGTGGTGGCATTCCCACCCTCCCGGTGTCACTGGGGGCCAGCTCCGTGGTGAATAACACCGCTACCTCCAAGATGGATGGCTCCCAGTCGGCCATGAGTGCCGAGGTGGAGAAGCCGGGAGCTGCCGACAGCGTCCCCAAACACCAGTTCCCTCACTTCCTGGAGGAAAACAAGATGGCCGCCAGCTAA